The segment CGTGTTCTCGGACAGTTTGGCAAAGTCGGGGTGGCCCGGAAGGTCCTGTGTTCTGCCGCTCTGTATATTCAACTTTGCGATACGATGTGCATGTTCGAAAGACACATAGGCCATCCCGTCCTGTGACACGGCGAGCCCTTCGACATCGCGAAAATCGGAGCCAAGGGCGCTGCCGTCCTGATCGAAAAAGGAATTGTAGCGTTGCGGATCGAGCGCCTGAATGATGCCGTTGTCGCGGATCAGATTGACCTGCACCAACGTCCCGCGGTCAGACAGCACGGTCATCAAGCGGCCATCTTGCGACAACTCCAGCCCGGAGAACCCGCCAAACCACGCGGCGTCCCATTCCCATGTGACTGTGGACACCAGACGCAGGGAAGGCTCCGCGCGGGCGGGCAAGGCGGCACCCCAAAGCACCACCGTCAAAACGCAAACAAGGTGTCTCAGTTGTTCAGTACCGCCTTACATTGCGCCGGCAAATCCGCCAGCACCAACTCGCGACGCGGCGGCTTGGGCTTGGCGTTCGGGTCTTTGGGTTTCGGCTTTGGCGGGTTCAGGATATTTGCCTGCCATTGGCGCGCGTCCGCACAGCCGTCCCCTGCAGGTGGCGGTGACTGGTTTACACATCCGCGCAGACCTTTGGGACAGTTTAGCCGGACATGGAAATGATAATGATGCCCATACCAGGGACGGATTTTGCGCAGATAGCTGCGGTCGCCCTTTTCATCGTTGCACATCTGCACCTTGGCGCCGGGAAAAACAAAGATACGCGCGGTACGCGGGTCTTTGGCAGCGGCCTTTAGGATATTGTGATGCGCTTTGGTCCAGGAGCTGTTCACATAGGCCCCTTTTGAGCGGCGCATGGAGATCGAGGAAATGTTCTCGCGCTGTTTGCGGCTCAGCCCAAGCGATTTAGGCGGCAACATCCAGATATCGGCATCCAATCCGATCTGGTGGCTGCGGTGACCGGTCAACATCGGCCCGCCTCGTGGCTGGCTCATATCGCCCACATACAGACCTTCCCAACCGGGTTGCCTCGCGGCGAAGGCCGACAGTTTTTTGACCATATCAACCGTTTCGGGATGCGCCCAATTGCGGTTGCGTGATAATCGCATGGCCTGCCATGTCGGGCCGGTTTCCGGCAGTTGCACACCGCCAGCCAGACACCCCTTAGCGTAGCTGCCATAGGGTGCTGAACTTTGTGCCGAGGCAAAGGATTTCGCGCCAAACAACTTTTTCGCCTGCACATTGCTAAGCGCACCACCGGACGACCCAATCGTCGGCAACACTTGTTTCGCGCCGCTGATGTCACGGCCACCCCCACCACAGGAGGCAAGGACAACCGCCAGTGCGGCACAGATCACAACGCGGGAAAGGGTCATTTGGCAAAATCTCCGTTTCGTTTCACCCATGCTAACAGGATCAACCCGATGATGAACAGACCTACGACGGGGGTAATGCCCAATCTTTGGCTGCCGGTCAGATCGCTGGTGATGGCAATCAACGCTGGGGCAAGAAATGATGTCGCTTTGCCCGAAAGCGCATAAAGGCCAAAGGCCTCTGTCATCCGCTCGGGGTTGCCCTGATAGGTCAGCATATTGCGCGATGATGCCTGCAACGCACCACCTGCTGCGCCAATCAACGCACCGGCAATGAAAAAGGCGATATCAGGTGCGGCAGAACCATCCGGTACCGGCACCCACATCACTGATGTCGGGGTCAGCGAGATGATCAGGATCGCCGTCAAAATCAGGGTGATGCAGCAAAACACAATCACGGGCATTGGCCCGATACGCCGGTCTACACGTCCGCCGACCCAGCAAAATACCGCGCCGGACAGAACGGCAAGGATGCCGAAAATACCAATGTCGATGATGGACCAGTTCAAAACACCCAGCGCGTAAATGCCGCCAAACGTGTACATGCCGTTCAGCGCATCGCGATAAAACATCGACGATCCGAGATAGGCCATCAACGAGGGGTGGCGCGGCAGATTGCGCAGCGTTTGCTTTAGATCCGCAAGCGCCTGCCCGAGTTTCAATCCGGTGTTTGGCGCGCCAGGATCATCGCGGGTGTACCGGAAAAACGGGATCATAAAGAGCGCAAACCAAACCGCTGAAAGCGGGCCAACAATGCGGGTATCCGCCTTGGTTTCCGGATCAAGTCCCAGCAATGGGGAAAGGCCCGCCATCGTTTTTCCGTTCTCCCCCGCCTGAAACAGCAACAGCATGGCAATGAGCGCGACCAGCCCGCCCAGATAACCGAAGGCCCAGCCCGAACCGGAAATACGCCCGCGTTCGGCCGGATCGGGGTCCAGTTCGGGAAGGTAGGAATTGGTAAAGATCGTCGCAAACTCCATCCCGATCAGGCCAATGCCGAAAAAGAACAAGGCCCAGAGGACGGAAAAACCCTGTGGCGCAGTCCACCAAAGCGCGGCAGAGCCGATGACATAGAGCGCCGAAAACAGCCAGATCCAGGGCATCCGTTTGCCGGTGCTGTCGGCGATCGCCCCCAGAACCGGTGCTAATAGTGCGATTGCGATCCCCGCCACGGTTAATCCGTACCCCCAATAGGCCTGGGCCTGCGCTTTGGCTGCATCGACGGCCATGCCGCCCTCAATCAGCGCGTTGGTGGCCGTCTGCGCAAAATAGGGCCCAAAGATAAATGTCAGCATCAATGTGTTATATGGCTGGCTGGCCCAGTCGAAAAAATACCAGCCCCAGATGCGTTTGCGCGCCGTGATTGTTGCCATTGTCCTGCCCCCGATGAACCCGCAATCAGGTAGAGCAGGCGATTGGGTTTCACGCAAGGGAGACTGTGCGGTTTAGGGGCCAGTGGCGCGCACATTCACCTTGATCCGTGCCGCGCTCTTGCGGATTTCTGGCCGCAGGCTTAACTGCAACACAGTGGTTTGCAAGAAGGGCGCGACATGGCTTCGATTTTTCAAATACTGATGCTGTTGCTCAACATCGTCTATTTCATCGTGATTGCGCATGTCATCATGTCCTGGCTGATCAATTTTCAGGTGCTAAACTTGCGCCAGCCTTTGGTCGCTCAAATCTGGGACGGGTTGAACCGCCTGCTTGAACCGATTTACAGCCGTCTGCGGTCTATCCTGCCGCAACTGGGGGGGCTGGATTTAGCACCCTTGGTGCTGCTGATCGGTGTGGCCGTGGCGCGGATCATCTTGGTCAATAACGCAGCGGCGTTTTATTAAGGCCCTTTGGGCTTGTTCACAGATTGTTAGTGTGGGATTCTGCATAAAAAGAGCAGAAAACGATACAGGGTTCCCGCATGACTGGCGCTGCCACGCTATTACGTGATGTCTTTGGTTTCGACGGGTTTCGCCCCGGCCAGCAAGAGATTGTAGAGGCGGTGACAGCCGGTGAAAACGTGCTGGCCATCATGCCCACTGGTGGCGGTAAATCCCTGTGTTTCCAACTGCCTGCCCTGATGCGTGACGGGGTGACGGTGGTGATTTCCCCCCTCATTGCCCTGATGCGTGACCAAGTGCGTTCCTTGCAAGAGGCCGGTGTGGGGGCCGGTGCATTGACCTCCGGCAATACCGAGGAAGAGACCGATGCCGTTTGGCAGGGTCTTGAGGATGGCACGCTTAAACTGCTGTATATGGCCCCCGAACGACTTGCCGCCGGATCTGTAACTGGCATGCTCAAACGTGTCGGCGTTAACATGATCGCGGTGGACGAGGCGCATTGCGTCAGCCAGTGGGGCCATGATTTTCGCCCTGACTACCTGCGGATCGGCGAACTGCGCCGACATCTGAACGTGCCGCTGGCCGCGTTTACCGCGACGGCTGATGCCGAAACCCGCGCCGAGATCGTGCAAAAACTGTTCGACGGAACGGATCCGACGGCCTTTCTGGGCGGCTTTGACCGGCCCAATATCCACTTATCGTTTCTGGCAAAAAACAAACCGCGTGACCAGATCCTGAATTTTGCAGCTGCCCGCAAAGGGCAATCCGGCATTGTTTATTGCGGTACGCGCGCCAAAACCGAAGGGATTGCGCGTGCCCTGCGTGAGGCGGGGCAAAAGGCGATCCATTATCATGGCGGAATGGAAGCCGAAGACCGCCGCATCGCCGAACGCCAGTTCCAGCAGGAAGACGGGTTGATCGTTTGCGCCACGGTCGCATTCGGGATGGGTGTGGACAAACCCGATATCCGCTGGGTTGCCCACGCGGACCTGCCCAAGAGTATCGAGGCCTATTATCAAGAGATTGGCCGCGCCGGTCGGGATGGAGCACCCGCCGAAACACTAACGCTGTATGGCCCTGACGACATCCGCCTGCGCCGCACCCAGATCGACGAAGGACTGGCCCCACCTGAACGTCGGGCCGCAGATCACGGGCGGTTGAACGCGCTGCTGGGTCTGGCAGAGGCGTTGGAATGTCGCCGCAAAACCCTGTTGGGGTATTTTGAAGAGACCGAAGTAACCTGCGGGCGTTGCGATCTATGCGACACGCCTGCGGATGTGTTTGACGGGACAACGGCGGTGCGAAAGGCGCTGTCGGCCATTTTGCGCACCGAAGAATGGTTCGGCGCGGGGCATCTGATTGATATCCTGCTGGGTGTGGAGACAGATAAGGTCAAGGCGCGGGGCCATGCCAGCCTGCCGACGTTTGGTGTGGGCGGCGAATATGACCGCCGCCAGTGGCAGGCGGTGTTTCGCCAGATGATGGGCCATGACCTGATCCGCCCCGACCCCGAACGCCACGGTGCCTTGCGCATGACCGATGCCGCCCTGCCGATTTTGCGCGACGAAGCCAAGATCAGCCTGCGCCGCGATTCCATCAAAACCGCAGGGGCCAGCCGTCGCCCTGCGGTGAAGCAGATGGTCAGCGAAGAAGACGCGCCACTGTTGTCTGCCCTGAAAGCCAAACGGCGCGGTCTGGCAGAAGCCGCACGCGTGCCCGCCTATATTATTTTCACTGACCGCACTCTGATCGAGATGGCGGAAAAGCGCCCGCGTGATCTGGACGGGATGGCAGGGATCAGTGGGATCGGGGCTAAAAAACTGGACACCTACGGATTGGCATTTCTTGAGGTGATCAACGGCGAAGCTGCGGGCATGCATCCGACACGGCGCAAGCTAGCGGGCCGCGAGGCCGGCAATGTCTATGACCAATTGTTGCAGGTGCAGGCCGATCTGACCCGTGGCGAGGGGGGCGGTGACAAACCGCTGAGTTGTTCTGCATCGCTTCTGGCCAAGGTCGCGCAACTGCGCAATGCGGATGAGACTGCCATTGAGCGGCTGCTCGGCGAACGCCGCGCGACGCGGTTCGGCCCTGCGTTTCTGGACGTCCTGCGCGAGGCGGGTTGATCCCCCCTTGTGGTCACGGGCCACGGCGCTATCTCTGGATCAAGTCAAAATAGGGGACCAAGATGCTGGTTGTGATTTCGCCTGCCAAAAGGCTGGACTGGGACGTGCGGGACGTGGAAGTTACGCAGCCCGATTTTCAGGAAGACGCGGTGCGACTGGCAACGACGGCCCGCAATCTGAGCTTGGGCAAGTTGAAAGACCTGATGCATCTGAGTGATGATCTGGCGCGGCTCAACCGCGACCGGTTTCAGGCCTTTGAGGCGGAGCCGGCAGCAGACATCACACGGCCTGCCGCATTGGCCTTTGCCGGTGACACCTATCAGGGGTTGGAAGCGGATAGTCTGGACGCGGATGAACTGGCGTGGGCGCAGGATCACCTGCGGATTTTGTCAGGCCTTTACGGGGTGTTGCGCCCATTGGACGCGATCCAGCCCTATCGGCTTGAAATGGGCAGTAAGCTAAAGACGCGGCGCGGTGCGAACCTTTACGAGTATTGGCGCGATGACTTGTCAAAGGCACTGAATGCGCAGGGTGCGGCGGTTGGCAGCGATGTATTGATCAACTGCGCCAGTCAGGAATATTTCGGCGCGGTGGCCCCCAAAGCCCTGAAGCTGGACATCATCACACCACAATTCATGGAAGACAAAGGGGACGGAAAAGGCCCCAAAATTGTCAGCTTTTTCGCCAAAAAAGCACGCGGCGCGATGGCGCGGTTCATCATTCAGAACCGGTTGACAGATGCAGAGGCGATCAAGGATTTTGAGACCGGCGGTTATGCCTATCAGCCGGAACTCTCAACGCCGCAAAAACCTGTATTCCTGCGCGATTACCCCTCGTCCTGATCCGGTCGGAGGGACGCAAACCTGCCGCCATGCGCCACTTCTATTTCGTGCAGGATCAAGGGTTTGCGTAGCGGTTTTGTCAGGTATTTGTCCAAACCGGCAGCAAGAATTCCGGTATCATCCCCGTCCATTGCATGGGCGGTCAGCGCAAGGATCGGCGTGCGGGAACCCCTTTCGATCGCACGGATAGCGTTGGTCGCCTCTTTGCCGTCCATCTTGGGCATTGAGATATCCATAAAGACCAGATCGGGCGCTACTTCCTGAAACAGGCGCAGGGCCTCTTCGCCATTGCTGGCAAAAGTCAGATCAATGTTCAAACCCTTGACCATCTTGCGAAACACCAACTGGTTGGTCTTGTTGTCCTCTGCGGCGAGGATCCGCATGCGGCGCTGTGACATCGGCGGCTGCTCCGCAGTGGGGCCGGACGGACCGAATGATATTGCATCCAATACATCAAACAGGTTCTGGCGCGACGGCGGGTGCAGCAGAATATCGTCGACACGGGTATCAAATGCCTTGATCGCCTTGCTGGGGTGGG is part of the Sulfitobacter geojensis genome and harbors:
- the mepA gene encoding penicillin-insensitive murein endopeptidase, which produces MTLSRVVICAALAVVLASCGGGGRDISGAKQVLPTIGSSGGALSNVQAKKLFGAKSFASAQSSAPYGSYAKGCLAGGVQLPETGPTWQAMRLSRNRNWAHPETVDMVKKLSAFAARQPGWEGLYVGDMSQPRGGPMLTGHRSHQIGLDADIWMLPPKSLGLSRKQRENISSISMRRSKGAYVNSSWTKAHHNILKAAAKDPRTARIFVFPGAKVQMCNDEKGDRSYLRKIRPWYGHHYHFHVRLNCPKGLRGCVNQSPPPAGDGCADARQWQANILNPPKPKPKDPNAKPKPPRRELVLADLPAQCKAVLNN
- a CDS encoding YggT family protein; translated protein: MASIFQILMLLLNIVYFIVIAHVIMSWLINFQVLNLRQPLVAQIWDGLNRLLEPIYSRLRSILPQLGGLDLAPLVLLIGVAVARIILVNNAAAFY
- the recQ gene encoding DNA helicase RecQ, with translation MTGAATLLRDVFGFDGFRPGQQEIVEAVTAGENVLAIMPTGGGKSLCFQLPALMRDGVTVVISPLIALMRDQVRSLQEAGVGAGALTSGNTEEETDAVWQGLEDGTLKLLYMAPERLAAGSVTGMLKRVGVNMIAVDEAHCVSQWGHDFRPDYLRIGELRRHLNVPLAAFTATADAETRAEIVQKLFDGTDPTAFLGGFDRPNIHLSFLAKNKPRDQILNFAAARKGQSGIVYCGTRAKTEGIARALREAGQKAIHYHGGMEAEDRRIAERQFQQEDGLIVCATVAFGMGVDKPDIRWVAHADLPKSIEAYYQEIGRAGRDGAPAETLTLYGPDDIRLRRTQIDEGLAPPERRAADHGRLNALLGLAEALECRRKTLLGYFEETEVTCGRCDLCDTPADVFDGTTAVRKALSAILRTEEWFGAGHLIDILLGVETDKVKARGHASLPTFGVGGEYDRRQWQAVFRQMMGHDLIRPDPERHGALRMTDAALPILRDEAKISLRRDSIKTAGASRRPAVKQMVSEEDAPLLSALKAKRRGLAEAARVPAYIIFTDRTLIEMAEKRPRDLDGMAGISGIGAKKLDTYGLAFLEVINGEAAGMHPTRRKLAGREAGNVYDQLLQVQADLTRGEGGGDKPLSCSASLLAKVAQLRNADETAIERLLGERRATRFGPAFLDVLREAG
- the yaaA gene encoding peroxide stress protein YaaA, which produces MLVVISPAKRLDWDVRDVEVTQPDFQEDAVRLATTARNLSLGKLKDLMHLSDDLARLNRDRFQAFEAEPAADITRPAALAFAGDTYQGLEADSLDADELAWAQDHLRILSGLYGVLRPLDAIQPYRLEMGSKLKTRRGANLYEYWRDDLSKALNAQGAAVGSDVLINCASQEYFGAVAPKALKLDIITPQFMEDKGDGKGPKIVSFFAKKARGAMARFIIQNRLTDAEAIKDFETGGYAYQPELSTPQKPVFLRDYPSS
- a CDS encoding MFS transporter; the encoded protein is MATITARKRIWGWYFFDWASQPYNTLMLTFIFGPYFAQTATNALIEGGMAVDAAKAQAQAYWGYGLTVAGIAIALLAPVLGAIADSTGKRMPWIWLFSALYVIGSAALWWTAPQGFSVLWALFFFGIGLIGMEFATIFTNSYLPELDPDPAERGRISGSGWAFGYLGGLVALIAMLLLFQAGENGKTMAGLSPLLGLDPETKADTRIVGPLSAVWFALFMIPFFRYTRDDPGAPNTGLKLGQALADLKQTLRNLPRHPSLMAYLGSSMFYRDALNGMYTFGGIYALGVLNWSIIDIGIFGILAVLSGAVFCWVGGRVDRRIGPMPVIVFCCITLILTAILIISLTPTSVMWVPVPDGSAAPDIAFFIAGALIGAAGGALQASSRNMLTYQGNPERMTEAFGLYALSGKATSFLAPALIAITSDLTGSQRLGITPVVGLFIIGLILLAWVKRNGDFAK